The following are encoded together in the Aggregicoccus sp. 17bor-14 genome:
- a CDS encoding AgmX/PglI C-terminal domain-containing protein translates to MGEDTTDVQGTCCEYPGCSGHHAAGAPHAGHELLLAEQDVEGALALLDAVEAGLQSAPRPYASLLQESVQQLPSAEPEGADFESLDDAGARLRQSAGALLPELELGAPAFEPLLGEDAEVDAALGALESAEPAWAATLPGWDAARGGSQRPERLHAGAIRQAASGPVGPVGPLDGDEEALEADALDPLDTWYVAPAGSPQGPLTLQTLRERWEAGEVGPDTPCWSGGMARWVPLARVLRLAGALAPPVPRLSLSQVASSLSAPPAAPAKPAYQPVASSALRSLLADEELHARDEALARSEALARLQEARAAALHTYVPPAPVAPEAPAARRGTGVVGAALLGAAMTALVITCALLGFALLRSREHAEAPARAAAVPTAQGAAVASAPPQQGEGAQSARSAQAAAAPGAEAQGSGARAGGAKGASAPQAPLAGPGAAPSARNAPAGSAGSRDAKLAPAGARDPQSGSANARAAQGGPAGVRDASAGAAGAREAQGSDAATRSAAASARSAQGAAGSTHQAQAGAASAGETQAASARALPGSASAARAAGSSATTDSGEVTFEDESDGAAPQAAAATPGPDEEFERELDGEVPPRTAATASGAAAGASSGTSTGPADDAAARSGASAKAAAEAAPAPAAVPTAYVPPPPGGGAELRETLGQADIMETVLAHRAQVKACVDAQRKLQPDLTGRLVVRFSVLPSGTTADVSTETEELQGTPLATCIEGAVSGWTFPVHRVQGPQIRFPFTL, encoded by the coding sequence GGGCTGCAGAGCGCCCCGCGCCCCTACGCGAGCCTCCTGCAGGAGAGCGTGCAGCAGCTGCCCTCCGCCGAGCCGGAGGGCGCGGACTTCGAGTCGCTCGACGACGCCGGCGCGCGGCTGCGCCAGAGCGCGGGCGCGCTGCTGCCCGAGCTCGAGCTCGGGGCTCCGGCCTTCGAGCCGCTGCTCGGCGAGGACGCCGAGGTGGACGCGGCGCTCGGCGCGCTCGAGTCCGCGGAGCCCGCGTGGGCGGCCACCCTGCCCGGGTGGGACGCGGCGCGCGGCGGCTCGCAGCGCCCCGAGCGCCTGCACGCGGGCGCCATCCGCCAGGCGGCTTCAGGGCCCGTGGGGCCCGTGGGCCCTCTGGACGGGGACGAGGAGGCGCTCGAGGCTGACGCCCTCGATCCGCTGGACACCTGGTACGTCGCCCCCGCGGGCAGCCCCCAGGGCCCGCTCACGCTGCAGACCCTGCGCGAGCGCTGGGAGGCGGGCGAGGTGGGCCCCGACACCCCGTGCTGGAGCGGCGGGATGGCGCGCTGGGTGCCGCTCGCGCGCGTGCTGCGGCTCGCCGGCGCGCTCGCCCCGCCCGTGCCGCGCCTCAGCCTCTCGCAGGTGGCCAGCAGCCTCAGCGCGCCGCCCGCGGCCCCCGCGAAGCCCGCCTACCAGCCGGTGGCGAGCAGCGCCCTGCGCTCGCTGCTCGCGGACGAGGAGCTGCACGCCCGCGACGAGGCGCTCGCCCGCAGCGAGGCCCTCGCCCGCCTGCAGGAGGCACGCGCCGCGGCCCTCCATACCTACGTGCCCCCCGCGCCCGTCGCCCCGGAGGCGCCCGCCGCCCGCCGCGGCACCGGCGTGGTGGGCGCCGCGCTGCTCGGCGCCGCGATGACCGCGCTCGTCATCACCTGCGCCCTGCTCGGCTTCGCCCTGCTGCGCAGCCGCGAGCACGCGGAGGCGCCCGCGCGGGCCGCCGCCGTGCCCACCGCACAGGGCGCCGCGGTGGCGAGCGCTCCGCCGCAGCAGGGTGAGGGTGCGCAGTCCGCCCGCAGCGCGCAGGCCGCTGCGGCTCCGGGCGCCGAGGCGCAGGGCAGCGGCGCCCGCGCCGGTGGCGCGAAGGGCGCGTCGGCTCCGCAGGCCCCCCTCGCAGGTCCGGGCGCCGCGCCGTCCGCGCGCAATGCGCCGGCGGGCTCCGCAGGCTCCCGCGACGCGAAGCTCGCTCCGGCAGGTGCCCGCGACCCGCAGAGTGGCTCGGCCAACGCTCGCGCCGCACAGGGCGGCCCGGCAGGGGTTCGCGATGCATCGGCGGGCGCAGCCGGGGCTCGCGAGGCGCAGGGCTCCGACGCCGCCACGCGCAGCGCCGCGGCCTCCGCGCGCAGTGCCCAGGGAGCTGCGGGCTCCACGCACCAGGCGCAAGCCGGTGCGGCCTCCGCAGGCGAGACGCAGGCGGCCAGTGCTCGCGCCCTCCCGGGCAGCGCCTCCGCAGCGCGCGCTGCGGGCTCCAGCGCCACCACCGACTCCGGCGAGGTGACCTTCGAGGACGAGTCGGACGGCGCCGCCCCGCAGGCCGCCGCCGCCACCCCCGGCCCCGACGAGGAGTTCGAGCGCGAGCTCGACGGCGAGGTGCCGCCGCGCACCGCTGCCACTGCATCCGGAGCCGCTGCCGGCGCGTCCTCGGGCACGTCCACCGGCCCTGCCGACGACGCCGCCGCGCGCTCGGGCGCCAGCGCGAAGGCCGCCGCCGAGGCGGCCCCCGCTCCCGCCGCCGTGCCCACCGCCTACGTACCCCCGCCCCCTGGCGGCGGCGCCGAGCTGCGCGAGACGCTCGGCCAGGCGGACATCATGGAGACGGTGCTCGCCCACCGCGCCCAGGTGAAGGCCTGCGTGGACGCCCAGCGCAAGCTGCAGCCCGACCTCACCGGCCGCCTCGTGGTGCGCTTCAGCGTGCTCCCCAGTGGCACCACCGCCGACGTCTCCACCGAGACCGAGGAGCTGCAGGGCACCCCGCTCGCCACCTGCATCGAGGGCGCGGTCTCCGGCTGGACCTTCCCCGTGCACCGCGTGCAGGGGCCGCAGATCCGCTTCCCGTTCACGCTCTGA
- a CDS encoding ATP-binding protein produces MGALSRGASGPGTPERALEGAREGRAPARSGRPWRGLLPPLRYAVPLALLFFGGLVGLYDYVRSARTAERQVEQMAREDLGHRMADLQSHLEFLLRAGETERVREEVARLGADVNLERGLLVDDAGRVVAATRRELVGREAAGLEPPLPAAARGVTDGVRQRLGGQVQEVEGGGALVGAFPVVWGGRATELWPDRVGLLVMELDLTRQRAVALRSVQMRVLERMALLALLAFALWLMFHVSLGRRVQSLVGAARRLAAGEGSARADVGGSDELARVGEAFDEMAEQVQEARERLEASEERTRLLLDATAEGLVGLDLEGRCTFCNAAAVRLLGAATEGPEALIGQDLEHFRPHFRPDGSLLPREESELVQELRTRRPVHVEGQALRRADGSALPVELWSHPVLRGGELVGRVVSFVDISERKRAEDARAFLLEASAQLAELTDEAQAYARVARLAVPQLAEWCVVDTVDEEGRPVRRAAAHADARREELLRTLGERYPPGWDSPSPTAHVLMTGRPLRVNSAELLQAYSPDAGHAELLRGLGARVALALPLQVRGQTLGVLMLVHGGPGFRYGPHEVALAEELARRAAVALDNARLYRQAQEAVRLREEFLSVASHELHTPLTPLQLQLQVLQRALAARSAPEALAPKMQKAVGQVRRLSRLVDDLLDVSRIVAGRLPLQPEEVDLRQLTDEVVERFADQAAQAGSSVRVREEDGAPGGPVIGRWDRLRLEQVLTNLLTNALKYGAGRPVEIELGRGPEGGALWRIRDRGIGIAPEALSRIFGRFERAVSARAYGGLGLGLYISQQIVRAHGGRIEVESRPGEGSTFTAYLPLEGAPAQPALAPGTSGASGAARGGGEEAAALPGAPG; encoded by the coding sequence GTGGGGGCGCTGAGCCGAGGGGCCTCGGGCCCGGGGACGCCGGAGCGGGCGCTGGAGGGGGCTCGGGAGGGCCGGGCGCCGGCGCGCTCCGGCCGGCCGTGGCGCGGGCTGCTGCCGCCCCTGCGCTACGCGGTGCCGCTCGCGCTGCTCTTCTTCGGCGGGCTGGTGGGGCTCTACGACTACGTGCGCAGCGCGCGCACGGCCGAGCGCCAGGTGGAGCAGATGGCGCGCGAGGACCTCGGCCACCGGATGGCGGACCTGCAGAGCCACCTCGAGTTCCTGCTGCGCGCGGGCGAGACGGAGCGGGTGCGCGAGGAGGTGGCGCGGCTGGGGGCGGACGTGAACCTGGAGCGCGGCCTGCTGGTGGACGACGCGGGCCGGGTGGTGGCCGCCACGCGGCGCGAGCTGGTGGGGCGCGAGGCGGCGGGGCTCGAGCCGCCGCTGCCCGCCGCGGCGCGGGGGGTGACGGACGGGGTGCGCCAGCGGCTGGGCGGGCAGGTGCAGGAGGTGGAGGGGGGAGGCGCGCTGGTGGGCGCCTTCCCGGTGGTGTGGGGCGGGCGCGCGACGGAGCTGTGGCCGGACCGGGTGGGGCTCCTGGTGATGGAGCTGGACCTCACCCGGCAGCGGGCCGTGGCGCTGCGCTCCGTGCAGATGCGGGTGCTCGAGCGCATGGCGCTGCTCGCGCTGCTCGCCTTCGCGCTCTGGCTCATGTTCCACGTGTCGCTCGGGCGGCGGGTGCAGAGCCTGGTGGGGGCGGCGCGGCGGCTCGCGGCGGGGGAGGGCAGCGCGCGCGCGGACGTGGGCGGCAGCGACGAGCTGGCGCGGGTGGGCGAGGCCTTCGACGAGATGGCGGAGCAGGTGCAGGAGGCGCGCGAGCGGCTGGAGGCGAGCGAGGAGCGCACCCGGCTCTTGCTGGACGCGACGGCGGAGGGGCTGGTGGGGCTGGACCTGGAGGGCCGCTGCACCTTCTGCAACGCGGCGGCGGTGCGGCTGCTGGGCGCCGCGACCGAGGGGCCGGAGGCGCTCATCGGCCAGGACCTGGAGCACTTCCGCCCGCACTTCCGCCCGGACGGGAGCCTCTTGCCGCGCGAGGAGAGCGAGCTGGTGCAGGAGCTGCGCACGCGCCGCCCGGTGCACGTGGAGGGGCAGGCGCTGCGGCGCGCGGACGGCAGCGCGCTGCCGGTGGAGCTGTGGAGCCACCCGGTGCTGCGCGGCGGGGAGCTGGTGGGGCGGGTGGTGAGCTTCGTGGACATCAGCGAGCGCAAGCGGGCGGAGGACGCGCGCGCCTTCCTCCTGGAGGCGAGCGCGCAGCTGGCGGAGCTGACGGACGAGGCGCAGGCGTACGCGCGGGTGGCGCGGCTCGCGGTGCCGCAGCTCGCCGAGTGGTGCGTCGTGGACACGGTGGACGAGGAGGGGCGGCCGGTGCGCCGCGCGGCAGCGCACGCGGACGCGCGGCGCGAGGAGCTGCTGCGGACGCTGGGCGAGCGCTACCCGCCGGGCTGGGACAGCCCCAGCCCCACCGCGCACGTGCTGATGACGGGGCGCCCCCTGCGGGTGAACAGCGCGGAGCTCCTGCAGGCCTACAGCCCGGACGCGGGCCACGCCGAGCTGCTGCGCGGGCTGGGGGCGCGCGTGGCGCTCGCGCTGCCCCTGCAGGTGCGCGGGCAGACGCTGGGGGTGCTGATGCTCGTGCACGGGGGGCCGGGCTTTCGCTACGGGCCGCACGAGGTGGCGCTCGCCGAGGAGCTCGCGCGCCGCGCCGCGGTGGCGCTGGACAACGCGCGGCTCTACCGCCAGGCGCAGGAGGCGGTGCGGCTGCGCGAGGAGTTCCTCAGCGTGGCGAGCCACGAGCTGCACACGCCGCTCACCCCGCTGCAGCTGCAGCTGCAGGTGCTGCAGCGCGCGCTCGCGGCCCGCAGCGCGCCCGAGGCGCTCGCGCCCAAGATGCAGAAGGCGGTGGGGCAGGTGCGGCGGCTGAGCCGGCTGGTGGACGACCTGCTGGACGTCTCGCGCATCGTGGCGGGGAGGCTCCCGCTGCAGCCCGAGGAGGTGGACCTGCGGCAGCTCACGGACGAGGTGGTGGAGCGCTTCGCCGACCAGGCCGCGCAGGCGGGCTCGAGCGTGCGGGTGCGGGAGGAGGACGGCGCTCCGGGGGGGCCGGTCATCGGGCGCTGGGACCGGCTGCGGCTGGAGCAGGTGCTCACCAACCTGCTCACCAACGCGCTGAAGTACGGGGCGGGGCGGCCGGTGGAGATCGAGCTGGGGCGGGGGCCGGAGGGCGGGGCGCTGTGGCGCATCCGCGACCGGGGCATCGGCATTGCGCCCGAGGCGCTCTCGCGCATCTTCGGGCGCTTCGAGCGCGCGGTGAGCGCGCGCGCGTACGGGGGGCTGGGCCTGGGGCTGTACATCTCGCAGCAGATCGTGCGCGCACACGGCGGGCGCATCGAGGTGGAGAGCCGGCCCGGGGAGGGCTCCACCTTCACCGCGTACCTGCCGCTGGAGGGCGCACCCGCGCAGCCGGCCCTGGCGCCGGGGACCTCGGGCGCCTCAGGGGCGGCGCGCGGCGGGGGGGAGGAGGCGGCGGCGCTTCCCGGGGCGCCGGGCTGA